The Methylobacterium currus genome contains a region encoding:
- a CDS encoding pyridoxal-phosphate dependent enzyme — protein MRGFGPSARGHDVVREQSPAGADAGSPGGRGRAGSPGGRCSRAGHRRRRECGGRRLAAERGGFYVDQFHAPDGVRAHAETTGPEIWAQSSGRIDAWLAAVGTGATFLGVAAALRARNPRVICAAVEPDGCQPLAGLAVTKPRHLIQGTSYGSVPPHWSEGLMDLSLAVTDQEVERWRRALATQEGLHVGYSAAANVAAAAALLRSGRLPADATAVTVLCDTGLKY, from the coding sequence CTGCGCGGGTTTGGGCCATCCGCTCGTGGTCACGATGTCGTCCGGGAACAGTCCCCAGCGGGCGCGGATGCTGGAAGCCCTGGGGGCCGAGGTCGTGCTGGTAGCCCAGGTGGACGGTGCTCCCGGGCAGGTCACCGGCGCCGACGTGAATGCGGCGGCCGACGCCTCGCGGCGGAGCGGGGAGGCTTCTACGTCGACCAGTTCCATGCTCCGGACGGCGTGCGCGCCCATGCGGAGACGACCGGGCCGGAAATCTGGGCGCAATCCTCCGGCCGGATCGATGCCTGGCTGGCCGCCGTGGGGACGGGGGCGACCTTCCTCGGGGTGGCCGCCGCCTTGCGCGCCCGCAATCCTCGCGTGATCTGCGCCGCCGTCGAGCCCGACGGGTGCCAGCCCCTGGCGGGGCTGGCGGTGACGAAACCCCGCCACCTCATCCAGGGCACGAGCTACGGGAGCGTCCCTCCCCACTGGTCAGAGGGCCTGATGGACCTGTCCCTCGCCGTGACCGATCAGGAGGTCGAACGCTGGCGCCGGGCGCTCGCGACGCAGGAGGGCCTGCATGTCGGCTACTCGGCCGCTGCCAACGTCGCCGCGGCCGCCGCGCTGCTGCGCTCCGGGCGCCTCCCCGCCGACGCGACCGCGGTGACCGTGCTCTGCGACACGGGCTTGAAATACTGA
- the hflX gene encoding GTPase HflX: MEPRIPGEIRLQRQAEPEAAIAAETRTLVIGPYQTRRDAGGEPRPALARLDEAVGLAAAIELDVADKLLVTVQQIRPSTFLGKGRVEEIAGRIEADGIRLVVMDCALSPVQQRNLEKAWGVKVIDRTGLILEIFGRRASTREGTLQVEHAHLAYQRSRLVRSWTHLERQRGGFGFLGGPGETQIEADRRMIQERMTRIERELETVTRTRGLHRRSRRRVPYPIVALVGYTNAGKSTLFNRLTRAEVLAENMLFATLDPTARAIKLPHGETAILSDTVGFISDLPTMLIAAFRATLEDVIEADILLHVRDIAHEDAEAQGADVAEVLAELGIEPDADRIIEVWNKADLLDDAERERLLNLSRPNGSKDGPKPVLLSALTGEGIDRLMSRIEARIAAARTSFAVILEPAQGAELHWLYENAEVLDRREDASGAMHLVVRVAPEKEPRFLNRFGAARRLKGVA, encoded by the coding sequence ATGGAACCGCGGATACCGGGCGAGATCCGCCTGCAGCGCCAGGCCGAGCCGGAGGCCGCGATCGCGGCCGAGACCCGCACGCTGGTGATCGGCCCCTACCAGACAAGGCGTGATGCCGGCGGCGAACCCCGCCCAGCCCTCGCGCGCCTCGACGAGGCGGTGGGCCTCGCTGCCGCGATCGAGCTCGACGTGGCCGACAAGCTCCTCGTCACCGTCCAGCAGATCCGGCCCTCGACCTTCCTCGGCAAGGGCCGGGTGGAGGAGATCGCCGGGCGGATCGAGGCCGACGGGATCCGCCTCGTGGTGATGGATTGCGCTCTCTCGCCGGTGCAGCAGCGCAACCTGGAGAAGGCCTGGGGCGTCAAGGTCATCGACCGCACCGGCCTGATCCTGGAGATCTTCGGCCGGCGCGCCTCGACCCGCGAGGGTACGCTCCAGGTCGAGCACGCGCATCTCGCCTATCAGCGCAGCCGGCTGGTGCGGTCCTGGACCCACCTCGAGCGCCAGCGCGGCGGCTTCGGCTTCCTCGGCGGCCCGGGCGAGACCCAGATCGAGGCCGACCGGCGAATGATCCAGGAGCGGATGACCCGGATCGAGCGCGAGCTCGAGACCGTCACCCGCACCCGCGGCCTGCACCGCCGCTCGCGGCGCCGGGTGCCGTACCCGATCGTGGCGCTCGTCGGCTACACCAATGCGGGCAAGTCGACCCTGTTCAACCGCCTGACCCGGGCCGAGGTCCTGGCGGAAAACATGCTGTTCGCGACCCTCGACCCGACCGCCCGGGCGATCAAGCTGCCGCACGGCGAGACCGCGATCCTGTCCGACACGGTCGGCTTCATCTCCGACCTGCCGACCATGCTGATCGCCGCCTTCCGGGCGACGCTGGAGGACGTGATCGAGGCCGACATCCTGCTCCATGTCCGCGACATCGCCCACGAGGACGCGGAGGCGCAGGGCGCCGACGTGGCGGAGGTGCTCGCCGAGCTCGGCATCGAGCCCGATGCCGACCGCATCATCGAGGTCTGGAACAAGGCTGACCTCCTCGACGACGCCGAGCGCGAGCGCCTGCTCAACCTGAGCCGGCCGAACGGGAGCAAGGACGGGCCGAAGCCCGTGCTGCTCTCGGCGCTGACCGGCGAGGGCATCGACCGCCTGATGAGCCGGATCGAGGCCCGGATCGCCGCCGCCCGCACGAGCTTCGCGGTGATCCTGGAGCCGGCGCAGGGCGCCGAGCTGCACTGGCTCTACGAGAACGCCGAGGTCCTGGACCGCCGCGAGGACGCCTCCGGCGCCATGCACCTCGTGGTCCGGGTCGCGCCGGAGAAGGAGCCCCGCTTCCTCAACCGGTTCGGCGCGGCGCGGCGGCTGAAGGGAGTTGCGTAG
- a CDS encoding AAA family ATPase: protein MPIHRLAISGYRSIRDVVFGLDRLTVVTGANGSGKSSLYRALRLLAEVAQGRAIPSLAHEGGFASALWAGPETFGRRVLDGTHRVEGTVRRHPVEVKLGFSDDDVGYAIALGLPAPSYEDTFFAHDPEIKAESVWNGPIVGRANVFAERRGPLVRLRDGTGTWIEALSDLPAFDSLMTHGADPREALDVLMLRERMRAWRFYDHFRTDRDAPARRPQIGTRTPVLAAGGADVAAAIQTILEIGDRDALDATIAEAFPGSSLAVASSEGHFALELRQHGLLRPLRGAELSDGTLRYILLAAALLSPRPPDLMVLNEPETSLHAELLAPLAGLIARASERTQILVVSHAAALVAALEREGASRITLEKRLGETLAPDHDPPSWTWPRR from the coding sequence ATGCCGATCCACCGCCTCGCCATCTCCGGCTACCGCTCGATCCGCGACGTCGTCTTCGGCCTCGACCGGCTGACCGTGGTGACGGGGGCGAACGGCAGCGGCAAGTCGAGCCTCTACCGCGCCCTGCGGCTCCTCGCCGAGGTCGCTCAAGGGCGGGCAATCCCGTCGCTCGCGCACGAAGGCGGCTTCGCCTCGGCCTTGTGGGCGGGACCGGAGACGTTCGGGCGCCGGGTCCTCGACGGCACGCACCGGGTCGAGGGCACGGTACGGCGCCATCCGGTCGAGGTGAAGCTCGGCTTCTCGGACGACGATGTCGGCTACGCCATCGCGCTCGGCCTGCCGGCGCCGTCCTACGAGGACACGTTCTTCGCCCACGATCCCGAAATCAAGGCGGAGAGCGTCTGGAACGGGCCGATCGTCGGGCGGGCCAACGTCTTCGCCGAGCGCCGCGGGCCGCTGGTGCGCCTGCGCGACGGCACCGGCACCTGGATCGAGGCCCTTAGCGACCTGCCCGCCTTCGACAGCCTGATGACCCACGGCGCCGATCCCCGCGAGGCCCTCGACGTGCTGATGCTCCGCGAGCGGATGCGGGCCTGGCGCTTCTACGACCATTTCCGCACCGACCGGGACGCGCCGGCCCGCCGGCCGCAGATCGGCACCCGCACGCCGGTGCTCGCCGCCGGCGGCGCCGACGTGGCGGCGGCGATCCAGACCATCCTGGAGATCGGCGACCGGGATGCCCTCGACGCGACCATCGCCGAGGCCTTTCCGGGATCGTCCCTCGCGGTCGCGAGCAGCGAGGGCCACTTCGCGCTCGAACTCCGTCAGCACGGATTGCTGCGTCCTTTACGCGGGGCCGAGCTCTCGGACGGGACCCTGCGCTACATCCTGCTCGCCGCGGCCCTGCTGTCGCCGCGCCCTCCCGACCTGATGGTGCTCAACGAGCCCGAGACCAGCCTGCATGCCGAACTGCTGGCGCCGCTCGCCGGGCTGATCGCCCGGGCCTCGGAGCGCACGCAGATCCTGGTGGTGTCGCATGCCGCCGCCCTGGTGGCGGCCCTGGAGCGGGAGGGGGCGTCCCGCATCACCCTGGAGAAGCGCCTCGGCGAGACCCTGGCGCCGGACCACGACCCGCCGTCCTGGACTTGGCCAAGAAGGTAG
- a CDS encoding HigA family addiction module antitoxin: MAIELETEDLLPPLHPGEVLREEFMVPLGLTPYAVAKACGVPRTRIERIVREETPVSADTALRLGRTFGMNPQVWTNLRGDYELRRAQREIGAEIDRIQPLAREAA; this comes from the coding sequence ATGGCGATCGAACTGGAAACCGAAGACCTGCTTCCGCCTCTCCATCCCGGAGAGGTGCTGCGCGAGGAGTTCATGGTGCCGCTCGGCCTCACCCCCTACGCGGTCGCCAAGGCCTGCGGGGTGCCGCGCACCCGGATCGAGCGGATCGTGCGGGAGGAGACGCCGGTCTCGGCCGACACCGCGCTCCGGCTCGGGCGCACTTTCGGCATGAACCCGCAGGTGTGGACCAACCTCCGGGGGGATTACGAGCTTCGGCGCGCCCAGAGGGAGATCGGGGCGGAGATCGACCGCATCCAGCCCCTGGCACGGGAGGCGGCGTGA
- a CDS encoding MFS transporter, with product MTPFLKANLRWLAAGFLLLFCGCFGQTFVVALSGGAIRREFGLSDGAFGALYAGVTLASAVALAGLGGLIDRWPASRVVSLAAGLLAAGAAGLSLSPNLLALAPSLFLLRLAGQGLMLQTAYTLLGRWFSAERGRAVSLAALGLNAGQACLPLGFVTATALLGWRGAWLGIALLLVLVALPLARVLVRRERVPEATTRSGPAHGATRAQALADPFLYGLLAAMLPPSFISNTIFFHQVHLAESRGWSPEVLAAAFPPYAVAAFLCLLVAGRLVDRFSALALLPFYLVPFGLGCLILGGISAPSAAFAFMLLYGVTDGISLTLFGALWPEVYGTRHLGAIRGAIVAIMVLGTAFGPFLSGLLIDAGMPFAGIVTGMGVYCLGVSAAFCLVRRRLAAHLRGRRFAAA from the coding sequence ATGACCCCCTTCCTCAAGGCCAACCTCCGCTGGCTCGCGGCCGGGTTCCTGCTCCTGTTCTGCGGCTGCTTCGGCCAGACCTTCGTGGTCGCCCTGTCGGGCGGGGCGATCCGGCGGGAATTCGGGCTGTCGGACGGGGCGTTCGGGGCGCTCTATGCCGGCGTCACCCTGGCCTCGGCCGTCGCGCTGGCGGGGCTCGGCGGGCTCATCGACCGCTGGCCGGCGTCGCGGGTGGTGAGCCTCGCGGCCGGCCTGCTGGCGGCCGGCGCCGCCGGCCTCAGCCTGTCGCCGAACCTCCTCGCCCTCGCCCCGAGCCTCTTTCTGCTCCGCCTCGCCGGCCAGGGGCTGATGCTGCAGACCGCCTACACGCTCCTCGGGCGCTGGTTCTCGGCGGAGCGTGGCCGGGCGGTGTCGCTCGCCGCCCTCGGGCTCAATGCCGGCCAGGCCTGCCTGCCCCTCGGATTCGTCACCGCGACCGCCCTCCTCGGCTGGCGCGGCGCCTGGCTCGGCATCGCCCTGCTCCTGGTCCTCGTCGCCCTGCCCCTCGCCCGGGTCCTGGTGCGGCGCGAGCGGGTGCCGGAGGCGACGACCCGCTCCGGCCCGGCTCACGGGGCGACGCGGGCGCAGGCCCTCGCCGACCCGTTCCTCTACGGGCTGCTCGCGGCGATGCTGCCGCCCTCCTTCATCAGCAACACGATCTTCTTCCACCAGGTGCATCTCGCCGAGAGCCGGGGCTGGTCGCCGGAGGTGCTGGCCGCCGCCTTCCCGCCCTACGCGGTGGCGGCCTTCCTCTGCCTGCTCGTCGCCGGCCGCCTCGTCGACCGGTTCTCGGCCCTGGCGCTGCTGCCCTTCTACCTGGTGCCGTTCGGCCTCGGCTGCCTGATCCTCGGCGGGATCTCCGCTCCTTCCGCCGCCTTCGCCTTCATGCTGCTCTACGGCGTCACCGACGGGATCTCGCTGACCCTGTTCGGCGCCCTCTGGCCGGAGGTCTACGGCACCCGCCATCTCGGGGCGATCCGCGGCGCCATCGTGGCGATCATGGTGCTGGGCACGGCTTTCGGCCCCTTCCTGTCGGGCCTGCTCATCGATGCCGGCATGCCCTTCGCCGGCATCGTCACCGGGATGGGGGTCTATTGCCTGGGTGTCTCGGCCGCCTTCTGCCTGGTCCGGCGCCGGCTCGCCGCGCATCTGCGCGGGCGCCGCTTCGCCGCCGCGTGA
- a CDS encoding sigma-54-dependent transcriptional regulator — translation MSADILIVDDEADIRELVAGILDDEGHRTRTAGSSDEALAAIEARRPHLVFLDIWLQGSRLDGLQVLDVIKAQAPDLPVVMISGHGNIETAVSAIKAGAYDFIEKPFKADRLILVAERALEASRLKREVRDLKARSGQASRIVGASVAANQLRQTVERVAPTNARVMISGAPGSGKELSARTIHAASSRANGPFVVINAATITPETMEAELFGVEAQDGKPRRVGALEEAHGGSLYIDEVADMPRETQNRILRVLVDQNFQRVGGTTRVYVDVRIISSSSRDLAEEIAGGRFREDLFHRLSVVPIRVPSLAERREDVPELIAFFMEQISAATGLPQRRIAADAMAVLQSHDWPGNVRQLRNNVERLMILTQGDPETEVTTEMLPSEVGALVPTTPSGAGGEKLMSLALREAREIFEREYLVAQIARFSGNISRTAEFIGMERSALHRKLKSLGIGA, via the coding sequence ATGAGCGCCGACATTCTGATCGTCGATGACGAGGCCGACATCCGCGAGCTCGTCGCCGGCATCCTCGACGACGAGGGCCACCGCACCCGTACCGCCGGCTCCTCCGACGAGGCGCTGGCGGCGATCGAGGCGCGCCGGCCGCACCTCGTCTTCCTCGACATCTGGCTCCAGGGCTCGCGCCTCGACGGGCTGCAGGTGCTCGACGTGATCAAGGCCCAGGCCCCGGACCTGCCGGTGGTGATGATCTCGGGCCACGGCAACATCGAGACCGCGGTCTCGGCGATCAAGGCGGGCGCCTACGACTTCATCGAGAAGCCGTTCAAGGCCGACCGGCTGATCCTGGTGGCCGAGCGGGCCCTGGAGGCCTCGCGCCTCAAGCGCGAGGTGCGCGACCTCAAGGCGCGCTCCGGCCAGGCGAGCCGCATCGTCGGCGCCTCCGTGGCGGCCAACCAGCTGCGCCAGACCGTCGAGCGCGTCGCCCCGACCAATGCCCGGGTGATGATCTCGGGCGCGCCGGGCTCCGGCAAGGAGCTCTCGGCCCGCACCATCCACGCCGCCTCGTCGCGGGCGAACGGCCCCTTCGTGGTGATCAACGCCGCCACGATCACCCCCGAGACGATGGAGGCCGAGCTGTTCGGGGTCGAGGCCCAGGACGGCAAGCCACGGCGGGTCGGGGCGCTCGAGGAGGCGCATGGCGGCAGCCTCTACATCGACGAGGTCGCGGACATGCCGCGCGAGACCCAGAACCGCATCCTGCGGGTCCTCGTCGACCAGAACTTCCAGCGCGTCGGCGGAACCACGAGGGTTTATGTCGACGTGCGGATCATCTCGTCCTCGTCGCGCGACCTCGCCGAGGAGATCGCCGGCGGGCGCTTCCGCGAGGACCTGTTCCACCGCCTGAGCGTCGTCCCGATCCGGGTGCCCTCGCTCGCCGAGCGGCGCGAGGACGTGCCGGAGCTGATCGCGTTCTTCATGGAGCAGATCTCGGCCGCCACCGGCCTGCCGCAGCGGCGCATCGCCGCCGACGCGATGGCGGTGCTGCAGTCGCACGACTGGCCCGGCAACGTCCGCCAGCTGCGCAACAACGTCGAGCGGCTGATGATCCTGACGCAGGGCGACCCCGAGACCGAGGTCACGACCGAGATGCTGCCGAGCGAGGTCGGGGCGCTCGTGCCCACCACCCCGAGCGGCGCCGGCGGCGAGAAGCTGATGAGCCTGGCGCTCCGCGAGGCGCGCGAGATCTTCGAGCGCGAGTACCTGGTGGCGCAGATCGCCCGCTTCTCCGGCAACATCTCCCGCACCGCCGAGTTCATCGGCATGGAGCGCTCGGCCCTGCACCGGAAGCTCAAGTCCCTCGGCATCGGCGCCTGA
- the hfq gene encoding RNA chaperone Hfq, translating into MAGERAQNLQDTFLNHVRKNKIPLTIFLVNGVKLQGVVTWFDNFCVLLRRDGHSQLVYKHAISTIMPGHPVQLFEQGEEGAEKA; encoded by the coding sequence ATGGCGGGCGAACGCGCTCAGAATCTGCAGGACACCTTCCTCAACCACGTTCGCAAGAACAAGATTCCGCTGACGATCTTCCTGGTCAACGGCGTGAAGTTGCAGGGTGTCGTGACTTGGTTCGACAACTTCTGCGTGCTGCTGCGGCGCGACGGCCACTCGCAGCTCGTCTACAAGCACGCGATCTCGACGATCATGCCGGGCCATCCCGTGCAGCTGTTCGAGCAGGGCGAGGAGGGGGCCGAGAAGGCCTGA